The sequence TCAGGAACAAGACTCGCTGCGACTACTGAACCGATACCAAAAAAAGCACCGTGACAGAGTGATGTCACGACCCGGGCAAACATCAAAAATCCGTAATCCGCAGCTACCGCGCACATCACATTGCCAACGATAAAGACCCCCATCAATATGAGCAATGCCCGCTTACGCGGCAATGCGGCGGTCGCCACCGCCATAATCGGTGCGCCGATGGCAACGCCTAACGCATAACCGCTGATCAACCATCCGGCACTCGGCAGCGTGACCTCCAGACTACGGGCCACTTCGGGGAGCAAACCCATGATGACAAATTCGGTGGTTCCGATAGCAAAAGCGCTAAGCGCCAGAACAAGTAGAGCTAATGGCATGGCAGGACTTTACAAAAATTTATCGGGAAGATTGAACTTCGTTTGCGGAAAATAATGCATAACTCGGATGCTTCATCCGGCATTTAAAGTTCGCCATTTACATGCGCCAAAAACGCCTGAATGGTGTCCTCGTTTCGACGATAGAAAATCCACTGCCCGACCCGCTTCGTGGTCACCAGTTCGGCACGTTGCAAGGTGGCTAAATGCGCCGAAACCGTCGATTGCGACAAGCCGGTACGCTTGTCAATCAGTCCGCAACAGACGCCGATATCCAGGGGATAGTCTTGTTCGGAGAAATACGCCGTCGGGTTTTTAAGCCATTGAAGGATTTGGCGTCTTACCGGATTGGCGAGCGCTTTATGAATCAGATCAAAATTGATATTGTCAGCAGATTCAGGCATTTCGTCTTTTACAGAAATAAATATTGGGTTTTATAGAACTTAGTATCGCTATATTACGATATATCCAAAAATTGTGCTGGCAACGCTAAAGAATGCTTGCTTTGGAATGCAGATAACAAAGAAGGAGGGGCTAAGGATGGCGACTTGGGTGAAAACTCTCAAATCACACAAACCACACAAATCGCCCTGAGCATCGAATGTCCGACCGGCAGTGACCTGTCGCTGTCCCTAAAATCGAAAAGCCCGCGCCAGGGCGCCGGTTCCCAGTTTACGGACGCCAAATCACCCTGCGTGCAGAGAAGAGGTTACCCGGCTACTTTTACACCCTTCCAAAATGCGACACGTCCACGGATTTCCTTTGCCGCTTCCTTTGGCTCAGCGTAATACCACACTGCGTCAGGATTAGTTTTACCGTCGACTTCCAATGTGTAGTAATTCGCCGTGCCTTTCCATGGACATATGGAGGTTGTTTCACTGGGTTTCAACAACTTGGAATCTATTGATTTCAAGGGAAAATAGTGATTTCCTTCGACGACAACAGTATCGTCAGAATCCGCGATGACGATGTCATTCCAGATGGCTTTCATATTCTTCTCCTGGTTATGTTGACGCTAACAGAGACAGCGCTTTCGCCTGTGGCGAAGTTCAAAAAGTCGCAAAACAGGTTTCGTTACTCTTTGGAAATTATATTCAAATGAATGGCGAGACGCTTTGCAGGCGACGCATTTTTTTACACTCGTACGAACGCGCTCGACCTACAGCAGCCTCACTAATTTACCACTGGTGGCGATCAGACGCACAGGACCGCCTGCTTTTTGAATACAACGTGCGCCGGGCCAGGCAAGGTAACAAACAATCAGCCATCCGAACGCGCAGGCTCGTCATCTCACCAAAGCATTGATCATGCACGCTTTTTACGACGTTTGGCGCCGACATCTTTCGTTTTGGTCCTAAAGACTGAATGAGCATGCAATGGTATTTTAAGAATATTGTCATCGGCCCTTTTATCAACTATTGCCATTATCGGTACCCATGTTCCCTCCCATCGCAGCACCTGTTTTCGTCACTTCAGCCTCCACCGTTGCGGCGACTGGCGCGGCGTGCGATAGACAACAAACCTCAAACGCATCCGGTACATTGGGCAGAAGCGTGATCGACTGCACTTCCTCAGCGCGGTCACTTCATCGCGGGAAATCTATCCACTTGCGCGTGCCGCGAAAGACGCGTAAAGCCAGACAGATTGAGGAGCAACATGCGGCGAGAATACACGCAACACATCAAGAGCACGAATGGGCCGCCGTTCGCCGTGCGCTATCCCCTGACAACCACGATATGAGTGCGCTACCGCCGATTCAGGAAACACTTGCACTGGCGATCGTCGCGGTGATTCCGGGGTTAATAACAATGTTGAACGAGATTCCCGGTCCCCGTCAGCAGGGAGCAACCCTCGCAAACACAAGCCCGACTCACCTGGCCTATGTACCAGCCAGCCTCACTTCTTCTACCGCTGATGCCACGCCTCTCGCTCTCACAGGGTTCCCGGCTGTCAGCGGCACTGCCACCGATTTCCGAAAAACGCTCACGAATTTTGGAGATAAGATAAACCAACGCCTGACAGATATTTATAACAAGCTACCGACGCTTTTGCCACAGGTTGCGGCCGATACCGAACCAGAAAGACTCAACCCCGCTTACTGGCAACCGCCTTACCGACATCCTCAAAACGAACCTGCGGACCGCGGCGGCGTCATTACAGTAAAACGCATCAACCACCCGCCTCCTTCCTGGCCGGTTACCGCAACCGCTGCAAAGATTTTTAACGATAGTCAAATTTGGTCTGCGGAGGACCAGGCGCTCACACGAAGCGGCATAAAGGCATATCGGAGATGGCCCGCCGCTATTGCGGAAGATGACCGAAAAAAGGGTATCGTGACATCCAATTTCAACGGGACGCCCCTGCCTGTTAATGCGCTATTGGACGGACTGGAGGCTTTGATATCCTACAAGCTTGGCGGCGAGACGTCTTATTCAGTCGATCTTTACGAATACAACGTCATGATATCTGCCATCCTTTCCTCTTATGCCGCTAACACCAACAACGGCGTGGAGCAAGTCGCAGATGGTGCCGATCACGCATCAGAAAAATCGCATCCAACGAAGTCCCAGTCAGAACTGCAAACCGATGTTGCCTATATATTCGTCAATGCCGTGATGCGACCGTGCAGCATCATGTCCCTGGCGACCATGGAAACCGTTATCCACGAGAAGTCAGACGCAGATTTAAAAGGCGGTCCGATGCTCAATGCACTTCCTGCAATTTCCAGACGCCTTAAGGCTGAACTCTGTGCGGTGATGCATACAATGTTCCCTAATCTCACCGTCCAACAAAATGCACTGCTGGATACGTTGACCGGATGGTATGTCAATGCCAGATTAAGTGCTATAGAGCCTTTGTTCGCACCGCGCTTTAACCTCTCGTCCGACGAGTTTTCGCATACGAAATACCACAGCCGCGATGGTATCTCAATGCGCATTGGGGCAGCGTTTCTTATTCAATTCCCCGCCGCACATCGCGTCACCCCCTCTCCTGCGCAATTGCGCGAGGCGGGGCTTCACCATTTAATTCATACGCCGGCTTCACATTGGTCCTTGGCCACGACAACGGCAGTGACAAATTTCGGTCATTTGAGCTTATCCAATGCAACCGACGACGAAGCACTAAAAGCGGGCGCTGAGAAATTGATTGAACCCGAGATGAAAAGAATTGGGCTCTTGAAAGCCGTCGAAAGATGCGAGGAGGAATTCGTTTTTTGTATAAAAGATACGTCAAATGATCCCATTAACCACGAACGGCAATCGCGTGCGGCGCTCAAAAAACTTGCGCTAAGTAAATCAGAATTGTACGTCTCAGGACTTAGGGAATTAGCCCCGAAAGATCGTAGCAA is a genomic window of Glaciimonas sp. PAMC28666 containing:
- a CDS encoding helix-turn-helix transcriptional regulator translates to MPESADNINFDLIHKALANPVRRQILQWLKNPTAYFSEQDYPLDIGVCCGLIDKRTGLSQSTVSAHLATLQRAELVTTKRVGQWIFYRRNEDTIQAFLAHVNGEL
- a CDS encoding DUF427 domain-containing protein, which codes for MKAIWNDIVIADSDDTVVVEGNHYFPLKSIDSKLLKPSETTSICPWKGTANYYTLEVDGKTNPDAVWYYAEPKEAAKEIRGRVAFWKGVKVAG